One Nicotiana tomentosiformis chromosome 4, ASM39032v3, whole genome shotgun sequence genomic window carries:
- the LOC104088574 gene encoding putative transcription elongation factor SPT5 homolog 1 has protein sequence MPRQRDYDDGDVEPEEEEEDVYEEEDEEEEEEDDHRGKSGRKRRRSDFIDDVAEEDDDEEEDDDDEDYGGGGGGGRRRPKRRTGSEFFDLEAAVDSDEDEEEEEGEDDFIVDGGAEIPDEDGARREYRHRMLPHDDQEEDLEELTRSIQQRYARSAHVEYDEEATDVEQQALLPSVRDPKLWIVKCGIGHEREVAVCLMQKAIDRGSELQIRSVVALDHLQGYIYIEADKEAHVREACKGMRSIYAQKVTLVPIKEMTDVLSVESKAVDLTRDTWVRMKTGTYKGDLAKVVDVYYDTQRVTVKLIPRIDLQALSNKMEGREVQKKKAFIPPPRFMNIDEAREMNIRVERKRHQSGDYFENIGGMLFKDGFLYKTVAMKSISTMNVQPSFDELEKFRQPGEGGDGDMASLSTLFSNRKKGHFMKGDRVIVVKGDLKNLKGCVEKVEENTVHIRPSVKELQDTLAVSDKELCKYFEPGNHVKVISGSSEGATGMVVSVEGHVVNLVSDTTKELLRVFADNVVESSEVTSGLTRIGEYELHDLVILDNKSFGVIIRVDSEAFQVLKGVPDRPEVALVRLREIKGKIEKKGNAQDRFKNQLAVKDVVKVLEGPCKGKQGPVEHIFRGIVFIYDRHHLEHAGYICAKTQSCVLIGGSRANGDRNGNPFSSRFANLRTPPRAPQSPTRSFRGGPPMSYGRGHRGGRGHDALIGADVKIRLGPFKGCKGRVKDIKGTSVRVELEAQMKVVTVDRNHIADNVNVTTPFREPSRYGLGSETPSHPSRTPLHPFMTPMRDPGATPIHDGMRTPMRDRAWNPMSPPRDNWEEGNPASWGSSPQYQPSSPRSRAYEAPTPGSGWTNTPSGNYSDAGTPRDNGSAYANAPSPYLPSTPGGQPPMTPSSAYIPGTPGGQPMTPGSGGLDMMSPVGGGDTEGPWLLPDILVNVRKSNDDTVTGVVHDVLADGSCSVGLGSSGNGDTIIVHPTEIEIVVPKKSDKIKIMGGPQRGATGKLIGVDGTDGIVKVDDTLDVKILDMVLLAKLAHA, from the exons ATGCCGCGTCAACGGGACTACGACGATGGCGATGTGGAACcggaggaggaagaagaggacGTGTACGAAGAGGAGGAcgaagaggaggaagaagaagatgatcATAGAGGAAAGAGTGGACGCAAACGGCGTAGATCGGATTTTATTGATGACGTGGCGGaggaagatgatgatgaagaGGAAGACGATGATGATGAGGATTATGGTGGCGGCGGCGGCGGCGGCAGACGACGCCCTAAAAGGAGGACTGGTTCAGAATTTTTTGATCTCGAAGCTGCTGTAGATAGTGATGAGgacgaggaggaagaagaaggcgAAGACG ATTTCATAGTAGATGGGGGAGCGGAGATACCTGACGAGGATGGTGCCAGACGTGAATATCGTCACCGGATGTTGCCACATGATGACCAAGAAGAAGACCTTGAGGAGCTTACGAGAAGCATTCAGCAAAGATATGCGAGGTCAGCTCATGTGGAGTATGATGAGGAAGCAACAGATGTTGAGCAGCAAGCTCTCTTGCCATCTGTCAGGGATCCTAAGCTGTGGATAGTGAAATGTGGG ATTGGTCATGAGAGGGAGGTCGCTGTTTGCCTAATGCAAAAGGCGATTGATAGAGGATCAGAATTGCAAATTCGATCAGTTGTAGCCCTCGATCATCTtcagggctatatatatatagaagcAGACAAAGAAGCCCACGTGAGGGAG GCTTGCAAGGGTATGCGCAGTATATATGCCCAAAAAGTAACACTAGTTCCTATCAAAGAGATGACTGATGTCCTTTCGGTTGAAAGCAAAGCGGTTGATCTTACGAGGGATACTTGGGTCAGAATGAAGACGGGAACTTACAAGGGAGACCTTGCGAAG GTTGTGGATGTATATTATGACACGCAGAGGGTCACTGTAAAATTAATTCCACGGATTGACTTACAGGCTCTCTCTAACAAGATG GAAGGAAGGGAAGTTCAAAAGAAAAAGGCATTTATTCCTCCGCCACGCTTTATGAATATTGATGAAGCTAG AGAAATGAATATACGTGTAGAGCGTAAGCGACACCAGTCAGGTGACTATTTTGAGAATATCGGAGGTATGCTGTTCAAAGATGGTTTCTTATATAAGACAGTAGCTATGAAATCAATCAGCACCATGAACGTACAGCCAAGTTTTGATGAACTTGAGAAGTTTCGCCAACCTGGTGAGGGTGGGGATGGTGATATGGCTAGTCTATCTACTTTGTTTTCCAATAGAAAGAAAGGTCATTTTATGAAGGGTGACCGCGTTATTGTGGTGAAGGGGGATCTCAAGAACTTGAAAGGATGTGTTGAGAAAGTTGAGGAAAATACTGTTCATATCAGACCAAGTGTGAAAGAACTTCAG GACACTCTGGCTGTTAGTGACAAAGAGCTCTGCAAGTACTTTGAGCCCGGAAATCACGTGAAAGTAATATCTGGTTCATCTGAAGGTGCAACCGGTATGGTTGTTTCTGTTGAGGGGCATGTGGTAAACTTGGTATCAGATACAACCAAGGAGCTT CTCCGTGTATTTGCTGATAATGTTGTTGAGAGCTCTGAAGTAACATCTGGTCTCACTCGTATTGGGGAGTATGAGCTCCATGACCTTGTAATACTAGA CAATAAGAGTTTTGGTGTGATTATACGTGTAGATAGTGAAGCCTTCCAG GTCCTTAAGGGAGTACCTGATAGACCTGAGGTAGCACTTGTTAGACTTAGAGAGATCAAAGGGAAAATTGAGAAGAAAGGGAATGCCCAAGATCGGTTTAAGAACCAGTTAGCGGTGAAAGACGTGGTAAAAGTTCTTGAGGGTCCATGCAAA GGAAAACAAGGTCCTGTAGAACACATCTTCAGAGGAATTGTTTTTATTTATGATCGCCATCACCTTGAGCATGCTGGTTATATTTGTGCCAAAACACAATCTTGTGTGTTGATTGGTGGCTCGCGGGCAAATGGTGATCGAAAT GGTAACCCCTTCTCATCAAGATTTGCGAATCTCAGAACTCCACCACGTGCTCCTCAATCTCCCACAAGATCTTTTAGAGGTGGCCCACCTATGAGCT ATGGAAGAGGGCATAGAGGTGGAAGAGGGCATGATGCTTTAATTGGAGCTGATGTGAAAATTCGTCTTGGGCCATTTAAAGGTTGCAAGGGGCGTGTTAAAGATATTAAAGGAACTTCAGTCCGTGTTGAACTGGAAGCCCAGATGAAAGTTGTTACAG TTGATCGCAATCATATTGCGGATAATGTGAACGTGACAACACCATTCCG GGAACCATCTAGATATGGTTTGGGAAGTGAAACACCATCACATCCTTCAAGGACTCCACTCCACCCATTTATGACACCTATGAGAGATCCTGGAG CAACACCTATCCATGATGGCATGAGGACGCCAATGCGTGACAGAGCATGGAATCCAATGAGTCCGCCTAG GGACAATTGGGAAGAGGGAAACCCTGCTTCCTGGGGGTCAAGTCCACAATATCAG CCGTCTAGCCCTCGTTCAAGGGCTTATGAAGCACCTACTCCTGGTTCTGGTTGGACCAACACTCCCAGCGGTAATTACAGTGATGCTGGGACCCCAAGAGACAACGGTTCTGCATATG CTAATGCTCCAAGTCCTTACTTGCCGTCAACTCCTGGTGGACAACCACCAATGACACCGAGCTCAGCATATATACCTGGTACTCCTGGCGGGCAGCCAATGACTCCTGGAAGTGGTGGGCTGGATATGATGTCACCTGTAGGAG GTGGGGATACCGAAGGTCCTTGGCTCTTGCCTGATATCTTGGTCAATGTACGGAAGTCCAATGATGATACTGTCACTGGAGTTGTCCATGACGTGCTAGCG GATGGTTCTTGTAGCGTTGGTCTTGGATCGAGCGGCAATGGTGACACTATCATTGTACACCCAACTGAAATTGAGATAGTTGTACCAAAGAAGTCGGATAAGATCAAGATCATGGGTGGTCCCCAACGTGGTGCTACTGGTAAGCTTATTGGTGTTGATGGCACTGACGGGATTGTAAAGGTTGATGATACTCTTGATGTTAAAATTTTAGACATGGTACTTTTGGCGAAGTTAGCGCATGCATAG